The Nicotiana sylvestris chromosome 6, ASM39365v2, whole genome shotgun sequence genomic sequence tacaagcaaaggaatgcttgtaACTTCAGATGAAGAACTCAGTACATGTATACATTTGCTTACAACTGATTCAGCCTACAAGAATTGCTATTTCGTCATCGAAAAAATACAACCTTCAGAATCAGCAGCATTCAACTAATCTCATGCATATGCGATAGATTCAGAACCTTTTGTTGACTATCAACATGAAGTACGACTGCTAATAATGGAAGCAGACAACATGCAACAACCTTCTAACATTACAGCTGCTTCAGAATACATAGTGTTGCAACAATTACCCCTACTTCATTAAAATTCATACCAGTTTGTCGAtgaccaagaagaagaagaacaactaaTAATGCAAATTGACAACCAACGCACAATCCAACTAAGCTTTTTTTCACCTTCTGCAATGATAAACAACAAtgaagatgaagtaaacatggagCTTATACCGATAACATCACATAGAATTGAAGAAATTGCTGAAAGTTTTTGTGCTTCtcagaaatcaagaaaaagagtGAGGAGAAAGGTGAAAGAATCTCCACCATGTAAAATACTTAGGCACGATGCATTGCCTGAGGAAGTCAGAGTTggatcaatctttgaaaacaaacaaaacatgactaAATTTTTCTGCAGCTTGGAGATAAATCAAAAAGTTGAATTCACTGTTGTTAGATCATGTTCCAAGAGATACGAGCTGAAATGCATCGTGGATAAATGTGGTTGGAATGTACGTGCTACCAGAATAAAAAATTCCACACTGTTCAGGGTGATAAAGTATCATAACATCCATGAATGCTCAGTTGATGCAAGAAAATCAGATCAGAAGCATGCTAcatcaaattttataagtgaacaaattatagaacatgttcgagacaaaaagatagaggttacaccagcctttgtagaaaatgaaatgaaaaagaaatttggaattgACATTGGTTATCACAAGGCATGGCGTGCTATTCAAAAAGCTATTGCTTGCATAAGGGGAACACCTGAAGAGAACTACCAGATTCTTCCTTCATACCTACACATGATGGTGGCCAAAAACCCAGGAACATACACAAGTATAAAAAGAGATGCGCAGAATAGGTAAGCAAAACAATACTAACCATCAGCCTGAAGTTTCAAATGTTActatttgaaaaacttcacacCTTATGATTTGTTTTTTTGTGTTTCAATGTACAGATTtgcttacttgttcttcactccTGTGGCATCAGTAGCTGGTTGGTCCTACTGTCGACCCGTTATTGCAGTAAATGCAACGTTTTTGAAGTCAAAATATCGTGGTGTTCTATTTGTTGCTGTATCAAAGGATGCAAACAATCAAATCTTTCCTCTATGTTTTGGTGTAGCAGATTCAGAAAACAATGAGGCATACATTTGGTTCTTCGGGGAAatgagaaaagcaattcaagtccaTCGTGAACTAGTTTTCTTGTCAAATAGAAATCAATCGATCGCAAATGGTATTAGAAAAGTTTTTCTTGAAGCTCACCATGGTATCTGCCTCTATCActttgagaaaaatttaaagcaaagacatgcaaaggccacggtaataaatctttttcaaagtgcTGCAAGGTCATACAAACGTGAAGATTTTAATCAGTTAATATCCCAACTCAAAAGTATTGACAAGAAAACATACAATTACATAATGGAAGAGCTTCCTGAGAGATGGGCTTGATCGTGGTTCCCACGGCGACGTTATGATATGCTAACAACAAACATGGTAGAATCAATGAATTCCGTTTTACTAAAAGGGAGAGAAATGCCTATTTTAAGAATGTTAGATTTCATCCAAGAAAAGCTGGGAGAGTGGTTTTATGAACGGAGAAAAAAGACAAATGAAACTTTTCACAGAGTATCAATATGGGCAGAAGAAGAGATGACTAAGAAGATGGACTTGGCTTGCAAAATGTTTGTGAGTATATTTATTGACTTCAGCTTTTTATATCTGTTGCAGTGATTTACTGCTTACATTTTAAAAAattcatactttttctttttgaagcaaAAATACACTAATATAATTTgtcttaattttttattccttgttaggtGTTCAACCTTGACTAAATATTGTTTAGAATAAATAGTGAAGGAATTGAATTCATTGTGGACTTAAAGAAGAGAATTTGTGACTGCCTggaattccaacttgatgaattgCCTTGTCCACATGCAATTGCTGCTATTAATAAGAGATA encodes the following:
- the LOC138871993 gene encoding uncharacterized protein, translated to MINNNEDEVNMELIPITSHRIEEIAESFCASQKSRKRVRRKVKESPPCKILRHDALPEEVRVGSIFENKQNMTKFFCSLEINQKVEFTVVRSCSKRYELKCIVDKCGWNVRATRIKNSTLFRVIKYHNIHECSVDARKSDQKHATSNFISEQIIEHVRDKKIEVTPAFVENEMKKKFGIDIGYHKAWRAIQKAIACIRGTPEENYQILPSYLHMMVAKNPGTYTSIKRDAQNRFAYLFFTPVASVAGWSYCRPVIAVNATFLKSKYRGVLFVAVSKDANNQIFPLCFGVADSENNEAYIWFFGEMRKAIQVHRELVFLSNRNQSIANGIRKVFLEAHHGICLYHFEKNLKQRHAKATVINLFQSAARSYKREDFNQLISQLKSIDKKTYNYIMEELPERWA
- the LOC138871994 gene encoding uncharacterized protein; this translates as MVESMNSVLLKGREMPILRMLDFIQEKLGEWFYERRKKTNETFHRVSIWAEEEMTKKMDLACKIINSEGIEFIVDLKKRICDCLEFQLDELPCPHAIAAINKRYLQKSDYCSNWYSRETWLKTYEGHVNTVGDQKS